The proteins below come from a single Rosa rugosa chromosome 2, drRosRugo1.1, whole genome shotgun sequence genomic window:
- the LOC133728473 gene encoding uncharacterized protein LOC133728473 — protein MQRSIWIVLLPLFLVLLIAVSWVSCCDSADIGNSVRSNFGSALNSVYKRSSTKIRKRRQQISLGSFWKRPVKELDDAAVKVQKVLYIELEETLQIVQWWLRRFSSWD, from the exons ATGCAAAGGAGTATCTGGATTGTTCTTTTGCCGCTGTTTCTGGTTTTGTTAATTGCTGTTAGTTGGGTGTCCTGTTGTGATTCAG CAGATATTGGGAACAGTGTGCGATCAAATTTTGGAAGTGCTTTGAATTCAG TCTATAAAAGGTCAAGCACTAAGATACGAAAGAGAAGACAACAAATCAGTTTGGGTTCGTTCTGGAAAAG ACCGGTTAAGGAGCTTGATGATGCAGCAGTCAAAGTTCAGAAAGTTTTGTATATCGAACTCGAAGAAACCTTGCAGATCGTGCAGTGGTGGCTGAGGAG GTTCTCCAGCTGGGACTAA